The Rathayibacter caricis DSM 15933 genomic sequence ACGGTGATCAGGGGCGGTCGAGCAGACGGCCCACCGGCGCCTCCGCACCCGCGTCGATCCGCCGGCCGCCGACCCAGGTCCCGGCGACGGCTCCGCGCACCGTCCGTCCGTCGTAGGCCGACACCTTGTTCTTGTGCGCGAGGGCCTCGACGTCGACGCGCGACTGCGCCTCCGGATCGAACGCCACCAGATCGGCGTCGGCGCCCGCCCGCAGCAGGCCCTTCTGGCCGAGGCCCGCGAACGCCGCCGTTCCCGTCGACATCCACGCGACGACCTGCTCGAGCGGGATCCCGCGCTCGCGGGCTCCGGTCCAGACGGCGCGGAAGCTGAGCTCGAGTCCCGAGATGCCGCCCCAGGCGAGGCCGAAATCGCCGTCGTGCGCGAACTTCAGCTCCTTCGTGGCGGGGGAGTGGTCGGAGGCGATGATGTCGATCGTGCCGTCGAGCAGGCCCTTCCAGAGGAGTTCGCGGTTGCGCTCGTCCCGGATGGGCGGGCAGCACTTGTACTGCGTACCGCCGTCGGGGATCGTCTCGGCGTCGAAGGTCAGGTAGTGCGGGCAGGTCTCCGCGGTGATGCGCAGCCCCTCCGCCTTCGCCTCGCGCAGCAGCGGCAGAGCCTTCGCGGAGGAGAGGTGCAGGATGTGCGCGCGCCCGCCGGTCTCGCGGACCGCCTCGATCACATGCAGGATCGCGCTGCTCTCGGAGGCGTCCGGGCGGGAGGCGACGAACGCGTCGTAGGAGGTGCCTCCGTCGTTCGTGTGCGCGTCCAGCTCGTCCGGGTCCTCGGCGTGCACGATCAGCAGTCCGTCGAACGCGGCGATCTCGTGCATCGCCTCGAAGAGCTGATCGGTCGAGAGGTGCGGGAACTCGTCCACTCCGCTGGGCGACAGGAAGGACTTGAAGCCGAAGACGCCGGCGTCGTGCAGCTCGCGGAGGGTGCCGAGGTTGCCGGGGACCGCCCCGCCCCAGAAGCCCACGTCGACCAGCGCCTGCGGACCGGCGGCGGCGCGCTTGGCCTCGAGGCCGGCGACGGTGGTCGTCGGCGGGATCGAGTTGAGCGGCATGTCCAGGATCGTGGTGACGCCCCCGGCGGCGGCGGCGCGGGTGGCGGAGGCGAACCCCTCCCACTCGGTGCGGCCCGGCTCGTTGACGTGCACGTGCGTATCGACGATCCCCGGGATCAGCACCTGCCCGGCGGGCAGCTCGACGACCTCCCGCGCCTCCCAGGGCGCGTCGATCGCGCTGACCGCGACGATCAGCCCCTCGGCCACGGCCACGCTGGCGGGCTGGAACCCGTGCTCCGTCAGAACGGCGGAGGAGCGGATCACGAGGTCGAGGGAGGGGGAGTCCGAAGGCATGGATCGACCTTATACTCGGCATGTTTCGTGCGGACGAGCCCTCCCGGCCGACCCCGCGCCACGGCAGCGCCGCCTCCCACCCGCTGCCCGAGGAGGCCGCCATGCTCGAGCTCGCCGTCCCGATCCTGCAGCGCGTCGACGCGGGTGAGCGGCTCGCGGTGGTGACCGTCACGCACGTGTTCGGCTCGGCTCCGCGCGCCCTCGGCTCGTCGATGGCGGTCGACGGGAGCGGAGCCGCGATCGGCTCGATCTCGGGCGGCTGCGTCGAGGCGCAGGCGTACGCCCTCGCGCAGGAGGTGCTCGGCACGGGGTCCGCAGCGACCGAGCACTTCGGCTTCGACGACGAGGCCGCGTTCTCGGCCGGCCTCTCCTGCGGCGGGCAGTTGCGGGTCTTCGGCCACGCGATCGACGCCGGCTCCGGGGCCGTGCTCGCCGAGCTGCGGGCCGCCCGTGCCGGCCGCCCCGCCGCTCTGGCGATGATCGTCGGCGGGCCGGAGGAGCTCGTCGGCCTGGTGCTGACCGGCGCCACCCGCGCGCAGGACGTGGTCGGCCCCTCCCTCGACGAGGCCACCGTGCGCCGGATCCTCGCCGAACGCGACGCGCGGCTCCACTCCGGCCGCTCCGCCACGATCGAGATCGACTGCCGGGGCCGCGAGCTCGAGGTCGCGTTCGTCGTCAGCGCCGAGAAGCCGCGCCTGCTCGTCTTCGGCGCCGTCGACTTCTCGGCCGCCCTGTGCGCCGCGGGATCGCTGCTCGGCTACCGCGTCACCGTGTGCGACGCCCGCCCGGTGTTCGCGACGGCCGAGCGCTTCCCCGCCGCCGACGAGGTCGTCGTGGAGTGGCCCTCCGACTACCTCGCGCAGACGGCGGTGGACGAGCGGACGGTCGTCGCGGTGCTCACCCACGACGAGAAGTTCGACATCCCTTTGCTCGAGCTCGCCCTGACGCTGCCCGTCGGCTACGTGGGCGCGATGGGGTCCCGCCGGACCCACGAGCGGCGACTGGCCCTCCTCCGCGAGGCGGGGGTGGCCGAGGAGGCGCTCGCGCGGCTGCACTCGCCGATCGGCCTCGACATCGGCGCTTCGACACCGGAGGAGACCGCGGTGTCGATCCTGGCCGAGGTGCTGGCGACGCGGGCAGGTGCGTCGGGGGCGCCGCTGCGCGCCGGCGCCGGTCCGATCCACGCCGCGACCGCCTGACCGGTCCTCCGACCGCGGGAAACCGCCGCGAAACACTCCGCTGCCATGCTCGGAGGATGCAGCGCCACATCATCACCGGAGCCCACGTCGCGACCGTCGACGCCGCGGGCACCGAGCATCCGAGCGGCCACGTCGTGGTCGACGACTCGCGGATCGTCGCCGTCGGCGCCGGGGAGGCTCCCGCGTGGGCCGTCGAGGGCCGCGCGCCGACCGGGCTCCCCGCGCAGGAGGCGGTGGCGATCACCCGCATCGACGGACGCGGCCAGCTGCTGACCCCCGGCCTGATCAACACGCACCACCACCTGTACCAGTGGCTGACCCGCGGCTGGGCGCAGGACTCGATCCTCTTCGACTGGCTCGTGGCGCTCTACCCGGCCTGGTCCCGGATCGACGCGGACCTCACCCGGTCGGCCTCGCTCGGCGCGATGGGCGTGCTCGCCCGCTCCGGCTGCACGACGGTCGGCGATCACCACTACGTCTTCCCGCGCGGCTCGGGCGACATCGTCGGCGGCATCGTCGACGCGGCGTCGACCCTCGGAGTGCGGCTGCACGCGACCCGCGGGTCGATGGACCTCGGCGAGTCGCAGGGCGGGCTGCCGCCGGACTTCGCCGTCGAGACGACCGCGGCGGCGCTCGAGGCGAGCGGGGCGGCCGTCGAGCGCTACCACGACGCCTCGTTCGACTCGATGGTGCGCGTCGCGATCGCGCCGTGCTCGCCGTTCTCGGTCACTCCTGACCTGCTGCGCGAGTCGGCCGTGCTCGCCCGGCAGCTGGGCGTCCGGCTGCACACCCACGGCTCCGAGACGATCGAGGAGGACGCCTACACCCGCGAGGCGTTCGGGATGTCGCCCACCGACTACCTCGAGTCGCTCGGCTGGCTCGGCGACGACGTGTGGATGGCGCACTGCGTGCACCTCGACGACGACGCCATCGCGAAGTTCGCCGCGACCGGCACCGGAGTGGCGCACTGCCCGTCCTCGAACGGCCGACTCGCCGCGGGCATCGCCCCGGTGCCGCAGCTGCTGGCCGCCGGCGTGCCGGTCGGGCTCGGGGTCGACGGAGCCGCGTCGAACGAGTCGGGGCAGCTGGGTATCGAGATCCGCGAGGCCGTGCTGATGAACCGGCTGCGCGCGGGGGCCGATCGGATGAGCGCCCGTCAGGCGCTCTCGATCGCCACGATCGGAGGAGCGCGGGTCCTCGGCCGGCAGGACGAGATCGGCTCGATCGAGGTCGGCAAGCTCGGCGATCTCGCGCTCTGGAAGGTCGACGGGATCGAGCACGCGGGCATCGCGGACCCGGTCGCCGCCCTCGCCCTCGGCTCGCAGCCGCCGCTGTCGCTCCTGCTGGTCAACGGCCGCCCGACGGTCTCTGCGGGCCGCCTCGTGAACGCCGACGAGGACGCGATCGCCCGCGAGGTCGCCCGCGCGAGCGCGGACCTCGCAGCCCGCGTCTGACCGCGCCCGCCGCCGATCGAGCCCCGCGGGGGCTGCCCGTGCCTGCTGATCTGGCCGTGCTTGCTGATCGAGTAGCCCGCGGAGCGGGCGTATCGAGATCCCCGTCCGCCGGGAGCAGGTGGGTCTCGATACGCCGCCTGCAGCGGCTACTCGACCAGCAGAGGTGTCGTCCCGCCCGCTCCCGGAGTAGTGAGCGAGTCCTGCCCGTGCCTGCTGATCGAGTAGCCCGCGGAGCGGGCGTATCGAGATCCCCGTCCGCCGGGAGCAGGTGGGTCTCGATACGCCGCCTGCGGCGGCTACTCGACCAGCAGGGCGGTGTGCCACTAGCGGCGGCGACCCGTGCCTGCTGATCGAGTAGCCCGCGGAGCGGGCGTATCGAGATCCACGTCGTCTGGGAGCGGTGGGTCTCGCTGCGCCGCCTCCGCGGGGACGGGCTCAGCCCTGCGGGGCCTGCGCGTCCACCGTGCGGATCGGCGCCGCATCCGGGTGCAGCATCCGCCAGACGCGGTCGCGCGACACCGGCAGCGCGAACGGACGCACGCCGACCGCGTCGCGCACCGCGTTCGCGAGAGCGGGAGCCACCGGGTTGTACGGCGCCTCGCTCATCGACTTCGCCCCGAACGGCCCGAGGTCGTCCGCCGTGTCGGCGAAGAAGACCTCGGTCACGGGCACGTCCGCCATCTGCGGGATGTGGTAGTTCCGCAGGATCGCCGTCGTCACCGTGCCCTCGCCGTCGAGGATCACCTCCTCGTAGAGCGCCGAGCCGATGGCCTGCGCCGAGCCGCCCTCGACCTGGCCGCGGCACTGGTCGGGGTTCAGCACGTAGCCGGCGTCGGCCGCCTGCACGGACTGCAGGATGCGCACCTCCCCGGTGGGCACGTGAACTGCGACGCGGAAGCCGTGCACGTTGAAGGCGAGCGAGCGCTTCGCTCCGTCCTCGGTGCCGGTCGCGGTGACCGGACCGCCGGCGGCGCGCACCAGCTCGTCGAAAGTGACGCGCGTGCCGTCGGGCGCGAGGAGCCCGGAGTCGTCGGGCTCGAAGTCGTCGTGCCCCGTGATCCGCTTGGCGAGCGAGCGCAGGTCGGCGAGCAGCCGCACGGCGGCCGAGTAGACGGCCTTGCCCGCCACCACCGTGCCCGCGCTCCCGAAGGCGCCGGTGTCGTAGCGCGCGGCGGCCGTGTCCGACTGCCGGATCCGCACGCGATCGGCCGAGGCGCCGAACGCGCTCGCGACGAGCTGGGTGTGCACCGTCGTCGTGCCGTTGCCGAACTCGGACGTGCCGACGCCGACCGTCAGGATCCCGTCGGCGTCGACGGTGACCGTCGCCTCCGAGAAGTGGCCGCGCGGAGGGATCGTCGCGATCATCGCGACGGCCA encodes the following:
- the allB gene encoding allantoinase AllB; translation: MPSDSPSLDLVIRSSAVLTEHGFQPASVAVAEGLIVAVSAIDAPWEAREVVELPAGQVLIPGIVDTHVHVNEPGRTEWEGFASATRAAAAGGVTTILDMPLNSIPPTTTVAGLEAKRAAAGPQALVDVGFWGGAVPGNLGTLRELHDAGVFGFKSFLSPSGVDEFPHLSTDQLFEAMHEIAAFDGLLIVHAEDPDELDAHTNDGGTSYDAFVASRPDASESSAILHVIEAVRETGGRAHILHLSSAKALPLLREAKAEGLRITAETCPHYLTFDAETIPDGGTQYKCCPPIRDERNRELLWKGLLDGTIDIIASDHSPATKELKFAHDGDFGLAWGGISGLELSFRAVWTGARERGIPLEQVVAWMSTGTAAFAGLGQKGLLRAGADADLVAFDPEAQSRVDVEALAHKNKVSAYDGRTVRGAVAGTWVGGRRIDAGAEAPVGRLLDRP
- a CDS encoding XdhC family protein; its protein translation is MFRADEPSRPTPRHGSAASHPLPEEAAMLELAVPILQRVDAGERLAVVTVTHVFGSAPRALGSSMAVDGSGAAIGSISGGCVEAQAYALAQEVLGTGSAATEHFGFDDEAAFSAGLSCGGQLRVFGHAIDAGSGAVLAELRAARAGRPAALAMIVGGPEELVGLVLTGATRAQDVVGPSLDEATVRRILAERDARLHSGRSATIEIDCRGRELEVAFVVSAEKPRLLVFGAVDFSAALCAAGSLLGYRVTVCDARPVFATAERFPAADEVVVEWPSDYLAQTAVDERTVVAVLTHDEKFDIPLLELALTLPVGYVGAMGSRRTHERRLALLREAGVAEEALARLHSPIGLDIGASTPEETAVSILAEVLATRAGASGAPLRAGAGPIHAATA
- a CDS encoding 8-oxoguanine deaminase, whose amino-acid sequence is MQRHIITGAHVATVDAAGTEHPSGHVVVDDSRIVAVGAGEAPAWAVEGRAPTGLPAQEAVAITRIDGRGQLLTPGLINTHHHLYQWLTRGWAQDSILFDWLVALYPAWSRIDADLTRSASLGAMGVLARSGCTTVGDHHYVFPRGSGDIVGGIVDAASTLGVRLHATRGSMDLGESQGGLPPDFAVETTAAALEASGAAVERYHDASFDSMVRVAIAPCSPFSVTPDLLRESAVLARQLGVRLHTHGSETIEEDAYTREAFGMSPTDYLESLGWLGDDVWMAHCVHLDDDAIAKFAATGTGVAHCPSSNGRLAAGIAPVPQLLAAGVPVGLGVDGAASNESGQLGIEIREAVLMNRLRAGADRMSARQALSIATIGGARVLGRQDEIGSIEVGKLGDLALWKVDGIEHAGIADPVAALALGSQPPLSLLLVNGRPTVSAGRLVNADEDAIAREVARASADLAARV